Genomic window (Equus asinus isolate D_3611 breed Donkey chromosome 13, EquAss-T2T_v2, whole genome shotgun sequence):
GATTCATCCaacaagaaatgtttattgagcacccactgctAGGAACCACTGGGCTTCTGGTCCAGTGCTCTTCATGACACCAGCTGCCCCTCTGCTGTCTGCAATTCAGGCTGAGACCTCATCTAGGAAGAGCTAGAATCTTCTCCTCCAGGAGACTGTCCAGGTGGGGAGAGCATGGAGAGGAGGATGGGCCGTCAGCAGCTGCAGCACCACCATCCTGTGgtccagagacccagagaggaggCACAAGGGGTCTGGGGAACAGCACCCACAGGTGGGATGGGATGGGGCCTGGTCAGCTATgtccattttacatttttaataaatagttcTTGCTGCTGCCCAGGCTGGTGAGGGTGGTGCCATTGGGCCAAGGTTTCGCAAGCTCTTGGGGAGTGCAGGGGTGGCCCTCTTCTCATGCTAGTTCAGGCTCCGGCtctgaaaaggaaaggagagagcatTGGGGTTAGCCCGCCACCCACTCTCAACAGGCATCTGGGTGCTGtcctggggggaggtggggcaggccGGAGTGAGGCTCCCAGGAACGGGTCTCAGCTAGCCTCAGTTCCAGGAAGGATGCCATCCCCTCAACACAACAAGTGGGACAAGAGTTGCTAACAGGCTGGAAGCCCCCAGAGGAGAGTCCCAGCACCCACTGTGCATATTCTACGGCCCCTGCAGCCCAGGGCATGGGTCCTTCTATCCCCACCCTCCACCAGGACTCAAGCCACTGACCAGCCTCGGCCTCGTCACCCTTGGCTTCCGGCTCCTGCCACCAGTCAGCATACATGCCCTCCTCGTAGTCACCCTCCCCCTCAAACTCAGCATCGGACGGGGGCTCCTTGGGCTCCACAGGCAGTTCtgtctcctccagctccatctaGAGGGGTCCCGGGGTGTGGGGAGAAACCAGGTCACAGTGGGCACAAACCAGGATCGGCTCCCTTCCTGGCCAagggcacccccccccccccccgccccacctcaggcccctccttccccaggctcAAGATCTCACACAGGAATGATCTGAGGGCCTATTCCCAAACTGCCCCCTCCTTGAGCTGATCCCCGGCTCCACCAGCAGGGAGTCAGTGTTAGCATAAGCATCATCACCCTTTCCACAGCCCCTTTTAAGCATAAAGACCCCCGTGAATACTGCTAGTCCATGCCTACTGTCTGCTCATGAGCTTTCCCAGCCAGAAACGCCTCTGCTCCGCTGAGCGGGAGAGCTCCTGTTTGTCCCTCCCCCACCAGGCACCAGCTCCCGGATGCGGCCCTTCTGATGACCCCAGCGGGGTCTAGAGTCCTCCTCTGGTGCCCTGTGCTGATCCGTCCCACAGTGCAGCACTGTTGGGGCCTCCCCCACTAGCTGTGCACCTTTCATCAACTTAACCCCGCCCAACCACGGGGCcggagcacctactatgtgccatctCTACACTAAGTGCTTGACAGACTCaacctcatttcattttcaccaCGATGATGTGAGAAGGCCACTCTTCTCCCCGTTTGATGGATGAAGAAATGGGAGTCCGAGGGCTACTTAAGACTTGCTGGGAGGCTGCCCAGCCGGGAAGTGGTGGAGCCAAGTCTAGCTGCACCAAAGCCCGGATGCTACTAGTGTAGACCCTGCCCCCGTGTGATGAGTGGGGGTCGGGGGGGCATCAGCAAAGGAGGGGATGAATAACTAAGCACTGAGCAGCAATATCTCGGAGAATTCAGGCTCTCAAACCCTCATTCAGAATCAATGTAACACGCCGTGGTCCTTCCCTCCTGGCGTCCTGCGTTCGTtcgttcattccttcattcattcactggttTGTTCATACTCAGCTTCTGAGTGCCAGCTCTGTGCCAGGTTCAGTGGGAGAGCTGGGAATAACCTGGTCCCCCATCTTGGAGGACCCCACTCTAGGATAATGGCTGGAGAAGGGGACTGGGGGTGAAAAGGACCAGGGCTGCAAATAACTGTAGGTCCAGGGAGGCACGGAGAGTCAGAGTTGGCACCGCGAGCCCAGAAGACAGAGCCAGGGCATGCAGCaagggctttctggaggaggtgcCACTTGAGCTGGGCCCGGGAGAGCAAGATTCAGACATGCAGAGAAGGGGGGCACGAGAACactgagagaggagagaaggcaggcGTAGATAAGGGACAGGTGAATCTCCCCTGCCTCACAACAGCTGACTGCCAGGAGTTGGGGCTGAGCTTTGGCACAGCGGCCCCAGGAAAAGGACCAAGGTCCCCATCACTGCCCATCCTGGAGGGCAGGGTACCACTTACCTCGTCATCTGACTGCAGGTACATGTGCGCAAACTCCAGCAGCTCCCGCAGCTCAGCAGTCTGGTTGTGGTAGAGCATGGCCTCCTGGGAAAAGGGCAGGAAAGTGAGGTGAGCCAGACCCTGCTGCCAGACGGTGGTGGAGCCAGAGCTCCTAGGATCTGGGTTCTCTGGCTCTTTCCAGCTCAAGGAGCAGGGAACAGGTATCAGCTCACATGCTGATCCAAGGATCATAGCTGCCTGGAGTGCTGGGTTAGGAAGGATCCTGAGCTCTCAATGAGAAGGAGTTCCTCAATCAACTAGCAATGTCTGCCACTGACAGGGAAAGTGGCAGTGGCACCATGTGTCCCATATTTGCCAGGCTTGCCCTAGGGGCAAGACTTTCCAAGGGGTTTCCTCAGTTGGTCCAGACTAGGGGGTCCCTGAGGACGAAAGGCAAAGGCCAGCAGTGAGGGGGATGAGGGTGGGGCGAGGAGCAGGCAGAATGGACAGGTATTTTTGTATTTCCCACAGCCCAGGCACGGTGCTGTCAAGGTGGCAGCACCACCCCTATTTTGCAAGTGAGGCAACAGATCCAGAAAGAGTCGGTAATGTCCCCAGGCCCCTGCAGCTGGTGGGCCGGGTGTGAACCCAGGACTCCAACCACAAGCCATATTCCTTCTCActtcccctcctgccttcccaggAAGCCAGGATTCATCAAACCATGGGTCCCTGAGAGCGTCGCTGAAGGCGGTGCCCACCTCCCGGGGCTGGAAGTCATCCTCCTCCAGGCCCCAGCGAGCCCGGTGGAAGCGGTAGTACACCAGGTTCTGCTGCATGACACTGTCCTCGGGGTCGAAGAGCATGTAGCTGGCAGCGCTGCGGGCGGCCTGGCGCACATCGTTCACTGTGGGCAGGACAGGAGTGAGGAGCCCTGCACTCGCCCCAGCAGAGGGGTaatcccccagcccacccccgaCCCCAATTCAGTCCACTGCCCCTGGCTCCCCAGCCACCTCCCGGAACATCTGTTGGGCGCCTCACCTGCCCCCTCAAGAATAATGCAAGCTAGAATGTACTGAGCACTTACCGTGTGCCAGGCCTGTGTAACTCATTAAGCCTCACTGTtactgtcatccccattttacagacatgaaatccaaggcacagagaggttaggtaagctgctcaagctcacacagctgaGCATAATGGTACTGCGGAATTAGAGGCTCGTGGCCTCGCCCTCAATCTCTTTGCCTAGTGAACCCATGAACGGTCTCCTGGCCCCTTGGTCCTCAGCCCCTCCACTCCAACTCCAGCGTCTGTCTGAATCTTGGCATCTCTGTATTGCAAGAACCCTGGAGATTGTTCGTCCCAGCCCCAGCTGATGCCAGGATCTCCCTCAAGCCAggagagcctcagtttcctcatctgaaaaatgggtccAGTAATGTCAGCTGCAGGGGGTTGGTAAGAGGATCAAGTGAGATAAACAGATGTGGCAGGGCTCTGTAAGCCGTCAGGCGCTGTGCAGTTGTTGGCTATCTAATCATTTACCCCAGAGACCCTCGAATTCTCCCCTGAGGCTGCTCTCTGTTCCCTCCTCTCACCTGGCCACCCCCAGCCTTCCCTCCCATCGCCCAGGGTCCTCGATTCCGATTCCGATTCCGAGGGACAGCTCCCCACGACTCTGCAATGCTGCCAGTGCAGCGCTCTCCCTGCCCCCCCGGCCCACCAGGAGGCTCACACTTGTAGTAGGCAAACTGCAAGTAGTGATACATGGTGGCCACGAACTTCTCCACGAAGTAGCCACCCACGTTGGGGGTCAGGTTGGCCTCACAGTCCACCTTGCACTGCAGGGACTCTGCAAAGAGATCTGCGGGGTGAGAGGCAGGGGTGAGGAGCTGGTGGCATGCTGAACAGCTCCATCCCACTGGTGCGGACCACGGAAAAGAcctccaatcccagctctgcccgctgagcctgtttccttgtcCGGAAAGTGCGTTGTGCGATCTCATGAGACAATGTGCGTAACGTGCTCGGTCAATGGTGAGGGATGCTGAGGAAGACTACCGGGGGCTGGGCTGACTTACCACCCCGACCCCAAAGCCACAGGGAGCTGACGTGAGGTGTGGACGTGtttctgaagcccagagagagcaGCTCAGGACAGCTCTTCTGCCCCAGCTGAGGGGACCCACAGTTAGGGATGCCAGGCCAGGTGTGATTTCTGCCCACAAAATGCTGGGCTGTTTCCCACCTGGGCACCTTGGCACCTGCATCGCCCTCTGCCTGGAGGGCCTGTGgaccccacctcccagacccttTGGGGATGTCGCCGCTTCTCTGTACGGATGCCCAGCACCTTGGTCAGTCCTGACTGCAGTGCAGTCCTCTACGGGAGCCTCAGGGGGTCCGTTAGCCTGTGTGACTCTCTCAGCCTACCGAAGGCTCCCCGGGGGCCACTGGGATAACACTTTACTCCTGTCTGCCTCCCAGGCCCTTAGCAGGCGCTCCATAAACGTGTGGTAAAGGAGTATTTGTGTTAAGGGGCCTTAGCAGTTCTGGGAAGCAGGGCCTGTGGGTGAAGGGGATGTCCGCAGGGTTCCGGGTGGGGGATACCTGCTATGGCTGGGTAGAAGTCCTTGAAGTCCACCTGCTCATGGGCCCCCTCGCAGCCCGCCAGACACCGCGCAAAGACGCCCAGGTACTCGGCCAGGGCCCGCTCCATGTCTTCGGTGCTGCTGCGGAAGTCCCCGCTGTTGTAGAGCTTCACGGCCCGGAGGAACACGGCCTGGAGGGGAGCggggcagggggtgagggggagcCCAACGCCTCCCCTCCTCTACAGGCCTTACGGGGACACAGGGAGGGGCGTCGGGCCGGCCCTACCCCGCCACCCCACCTCGTAGGGCTGGGCCTCCAAGTCCGTCAGGGGCTCCTCCGCCGCGTCCAGCAGCCCCCGGTAGTAGCTGAGATACTTGGCCGTCAGCTCATGCTTCGGGTTCCTTTGGAGGAAAGTGTAGGCCGCGGCCACCGCCTTCTCCAGCCGGTTAGCCTGTGGGGTGGGGACGGAGCCGATCGGTGGTGCCCGAGCGCATCGCCCCTCCCGCCCCGACGACGGCTCGGCCTCGGAGGCAGGGCGGGGCCCACCTTGAAGAGCGCGTAGTGCAGGTACTGGTAGGGCAGGCGGCTCTGGAAGTCGCGCAGCAGCTGCCGCGGCGGGTAGGGCACCTGGAAGGCGGGCAGCGAGCGCTTGCAGCGCCGCAGGCAGGCAGCGCGCTCCAGGACGCGGCCGAAGAGCCGCAGCTCGCGGGCCCACTCGTCGCCGTGGCTGCCGTCGGGGCCGGGCGCGGGCCCGGGGGccgcggcggcgggcggcgcggggccgCTGCAGTTGGCGTGGCAGAAAGCCTCGCTGTCCCGCAGCAGCCGGTGCAGCCGCAGCGCCGCCTCGAGGTAGCGCGCGCTCTCGCGCCAGCTCTCGCCCTCGTACTGCTCCAGCGCGTGCCCGTAGGCCGCGGCCAGGGGCATCAGGTCCTCGGGCGGGAAGCCCCGGAAGCTGTACTTCTCGTACTGCGCCCCGGCGCTgcccagcagcagccacagcagtCCCCACGCCGCCCGCCCCATGCCCCCGCCGCACCGCCGGCTCTCCCGGGAGGGGCTGCCGTCCCGGCCGGGCGGGCGGACCCGCGGGGGCGGGCGGCGCAGGGCAGGGCCGGCGCGCCCGCTGGGTCTTAGCGCCGGGCACtggggcagcagggctgggcgGGGAGAGGTCTGGGTCAGGTCCCCCGAGGGCCAGAAGACTGCGTCTCCCCTCTTTTCAGAGGGCCCAGTGGTGTCCTGCGTCCCCTACTTTGGCAAGACCTCCTGCCTTTGGGGGCCTTCCCCTTGACAGATGGTGAGTGGGCCGGGAACGCTTCCCCAAGGATGGGGAGCCTGGAAAGCTCCTCTCCATACAAAGACAGTCCCCCGCGTTGAGATCGAGAAATTGAGGCAAGTGCCACCTCCTGCACCCTGCCCAGACCCTGGAAGCTGGTCTTCCTTCCACACAGCGCCCCTTCTgcacactccccacccccagccctgaaGAGGCCACTCCAAGTGCTCCCCCAGCCCGCGACGGGGAGGCGCGCACCTGGTGTGACCCTTCACACCCTCCACTTCCACCACCTCCCgctccatctccagccccacGTCAGGAAGTCCTTCTGGCAGTTCGGCTTTCGTGGGACAAAGCAGCTCGTCCTTGAGGGGGCAGTCCCGGGAACGTAGGGTAGCGGGGAGCACTGAGATACCCCTTATTTTCTGGAGCCTCACCAGCCTCCTGAGAGGCCTTAGATTTGGGCGTACCAGCAAAAGAAGCCAGGGATGCCCCAGGCCGGCTTTAGGACCCGGAGGCTCTGGAAAAAAAAGacactcaacttttttttttttttttttggagtctGCTCCGACTTCTCATCTTTCCCTAACCTCCCTCCCCCTCCGGGCCCCAGGTCTCTCAGCCTCGCGTGGGGTGGGGGGACGAGGGGGAATCTGGAGTTCTTTGCGGTGCATTCCTCGGCCTCTAACCCTCTCGGCCTCCCTCTCCTCCGATTCCACCCCACCTTCACCCGCCCCGCCAGCTccgtctccccacccccattccaCGTGGACCAgccagggcgggggtggggaaggaggacaGGAAGAGGGGGAGCCAGCTCGgggaggagaggggtggggaggaggttggCCGCGGCGACTCTCTCCCTCGTCCTCACTGCCGGCCGTCGCAGCTCCAGGCACCATGTTCCGCGAGGGGCCCCCCAGCCACACCCTCCTTCGGCTCCCCCTGCTgcagttgctgctgctgctggtacaggccgtggggagggggctgggccgCGCCAACCCGGCCGGGGGCCCCCTGGAAGATGTGGTCATCGAAAGGTACCACATCCCCAGGGCCTGTCCCCGGGAAGTGCAGAGGGGGGATTATGTGCGCTACCACTACAACGGCACTTTCGAGGATGGCAAGAAGTTTGACTCGAGGTAATGGGTTGGGTGCCCCCAGACTCGCCACTCCCCTTCCCTGAAGCTGGGGCCAGGCTCTTTTAGTCCTGGGGTTCGCTTGTTGCCTCATTTAAGCTGTGTGTGCATCCCTATACTTACTTGGTGGTCCTCTAACCCCAAACACGGCACCCTGGGTGGGGGGACGCCCACATATCCATCTCACAAAGACATCCCTGCCCTCAGCTTCAAACCTTCGCCCCTCCAAGGACCCCATTTTCTTGCACACAAGCTCCCCACATCCCCCAAAGTGCTTGAGAATCCAGGTGAACTGCTCTCTTTGCTTCCCGGTGCTTTATTTAAAGACCTGGGTTGGGGAACATTTTGGTCCACAGTGTTGGGGACAGGGCATATGAATCCTCCAGTCTCAGCCTGGGACCCCCCTACCTTCCTGCCACGCTGCCTCCCCTCTGGTTCCTGCCCCAGATTTAGTGCCTGTGAGGTGACAGAAGAGGGAGTAGGACCTTTtgtggaggggtgggggtcaTCCACAGCAGCCAGCAGGATAAAGCAGGGGGGCATTATAATAAGACAGCAGGGTGGATCGGGGCGTGTAGGGCCCAGCTCAGTGCAGGGACCCTGGCTGTCTACGTGTCACACGGTCAAACATGCCACCCTGGGCTCCTCGGAGGGTTCTTGTGCCTCTCTCTCCGGGTGTCCCtgcacccccacctccctccatctTAGCTCTACCACGCCAGTGCTGCCGCCCATCTTGCCAGCCTTGGGGTTTGAGAGTCTGGCTTCTGGTCTGCTCCAGGCCTTTGGTCTGCTCCGGCAAGTCCGCTTTGCTTGGTGGGGGCAGAGCGGGGCTGCTCACCGGCCTCGGCTAAAGCTTGGGTCCCAGTCACACGCACAGACCCCCAGCCCACACCGCAGGCCGTCCATCCCTCTTAGACCCTTCCCCAAACACACAGCTCAGCCTGGGGAATCAGTGGCATGTTACCGGGTAAGAACGGGAAGTCCTGAGTCCGAGACCCGGGGTTCAGCCCCAGGCTGTGATCGATCACGGACAAGGAGTTTGGGCTCTTTAAGCTTCACTttgcttatctgaaaaatggagattaaaaataatctgaaaaactGAGTCCCTACTTCCTAAGGCTGATGATAGGACCCAAGGTGATGAATGAAAGTGGACTCGGCACAGTGCGGGCATCTGTGAGCGGAGTCAATACACACTAGCCGGAGCCGCAGGCCCTGATGGTGTTGAGCTGGTAGAAACTTCGTGCATCGCTCAGGCTCCCACAACAGCACCGTGAAGGAAGCAGGCCAGACGTGAAGCCAGCTCAGTGGGCAGTAGCCAGGAGgacagccctgagccctggaccGCCAGGAGTCGGGGAGGGGTCAGGAGTTGGGGTGCTTCCCTGGGGGGGACGCTGGGACCCGTTCCTGCAGGGCTGAGCTTGGAAAACTTTCACAACCCGTGGCCCCTTCAATCAAAAGCAGAATCTCCCAGCCTCCGTTAACTGcggaaaacttaaaattaaaactggAACTAAAACCAAAAGTAAGCCCTGGCAATTTTAGAATAGGCCTTTTCAGAATTGAAAACTCGCCCTTAAAACCCCAGCCAGCTCggcttctccttcctttcctcgaTGACGAATTGATGGTGCAGTGGCACAGACGTGGACTCTGGCGTTCCACAGGCCACgttttagctgtgtgacttcgggCAAGTCAGTCAATCTCTCAAGTCTCAATTTTTCTCATAAGAAACATGAAaacgggggccggcccggtggtgcagcgttTAAGGGCACACGTTCTTCTTCAGGCGGCCTGGGGGTCCCCGGTTCGGAttccgagtgcggacatggcacggcttgacaagccgtgctgtggtaggcgtcccacatagaaagtagaggaagatgggcacagatgttagctcagggccagtcttcctcagcaaaaagaggaggaggattagcaacagatgttagctcagagctgatcttcctcaaaaaaaaaaaaaaaaagaaaagaaaagaaacatgaaaacgATAATGCCCACCTCACAGGGGAGAAAACTAAATAAGACAACGAATGTAAAATGCTAAGCATTTAATCCGGCATATCGTAGGTCATTAATAAATGCTCCTTCTCCCATTTGTGCTGGACCTACCCCTCCTTTGCTGTGAGCAGATACTAGCAGCAGACAGACCGGCAAGCACCCCCCATCCCAGGCAAATAAAAACCCCTGGCCTCCTCAGGACTTCCCTTCTGTACCAGCCCATCCTGTTAAGGCGGGAGTCTGGCCCCCCCAGGAGGCTtgaaggagggaaggagcacATGGCTCTACACGTGTGTACAGGGAGGGGCCTGTGCCTTTGTGTGCGCCGTGCATGTATGTGACCATAGGcgtctgtgccctccccccccagCTATGACCGCACCACCTTGGTGGCCATCGTGGTGGGCGTGGGGCGCCTCATCACCGGCATGGACCGAGGCCTCATGGGCATGTGTGTCAGCGAGCGCCGCCGCCTCATTGTGCCTCCCCACCTGGGCTACGGCAGCATCGGCGTGGGTGAGACGGCTGGGGCCCTGGCAGGGGATGCAGGAGACCAGCAGGCAGAAGCAAGGACCCCAAGGCCAGAAacctgatgctcagagagggagagggactcacccaaggtcacactgcatATGCAGCGCAGGATGAATAGCGGCAGGTCTGGAACTAGAGTTTCGGTCTCCTGCccctgggctgggaggaagggaaaTAACAGAGCCCTGGGTGGGATCCTAGCTTgatgaggaagaaggggaaataggGGTGGTGGAGGGCGAGGCCAAGCAGGAGGCTCAGACCTccactccacccccaccctggctGCCCGGCCCTCACAGCGGGGCTCATACCCCCGGATGCCACCCTCTACTTTGACGTGGTCCTGCTGGATGTGTGGAACAAGGCAGACACTGTGCAGGTGAGCACCTTGCTGCGTCCACCCCACTGCCCCCGCATGGTCCAGGACAGTGACTTTGTCCGCTACCACTACAATGGCACACTGCTGGACGGCACCGCCTTTGACACCAGGTAAGGGCTGGAAGGAGCCCTGGAGCGCTGGGGACTGTGGCATGGTTGGGGAGGGACTCCAGTGCCCATCCTGCCTCTCCCACTACAGCAGCATCACCTCTACCTCATTCTCTGCAGCTATAGTAGGGGTGGCACTTATGATACCTACGTTGGCTCTGGCTGGCTGATCAAGGGCATGGACCAGGGGCTGCTGGGCATGTGtcctggagagagaaggaagatcaTCATTCCTCCATTCCTGGCCTATGGCGAGAAAGGCTATGGTGAGGGCAGGCAGGGATTCAGGGGGATTCTCCACAAGTGGGTTGCCTCATGCAGTTGttcaggttgtgcactgcacaagggTACCCAGCCAAGGAGGCAAGTAGAGATGAATCTAGCCCTTGGTGATCATTTGTCTAAGAAGGAGTGCTTTATTTTGATCCACACAAAGGTTCAGTATGGACTGGTGGTGGGCCTGGGGAAAACTCACTGAGACCGCACAGGGGGAGCAAGAACCAGGGCTGCTCGGTGGCAGGGAACCGGGCTTTGGAGAGCAGGGTGGAGGTTTTGCACAGTGCACAAGGCCTTCCTGAGTCAAGAAGGAGCCCCTATCTGCTCTCCACTTGTATGGTTCAAGCCTGTCCCTTCCCCAGGGACCGTGATCCCCGCGCATGCCTCCCTGGTCTTCCACGTCCTACTGATTGACGTCCACAACCCGAAGGACACTGTCCAGCTGGAGACACT
Coding sequences:
- the P3H4 gene encoding endoplasmic reticulum protein SC65, coding for MGRAAWGLLWLLLGSAGAQYEKYSFRGFPPEDLMPLAAAYGHALEQYEGESWRESARYLEAALRLHRLLRDSEAFCHANCSGPAPPAAAAPGPAPGPDGSHGDEWARELRLFGRVLERAACLRRCKRSLPAFQVPYPPRQLLRDFQSRLPYQYLHYALFKANRLEKAVAAAYTFLQRNPKHELTAKYLSYYRGLLDAAEEPLTDLEAQPYEAVFLRAVKLYNSGDFRSSTEDMERALAEYLGVFARCLAGCEGAHEQVDFKDFYPAIADLFAESLQCKVDCEANLTPNVGGYFVEKFVATMYHYLQFAYYKLNDVRQAARSAASYMLFDPEDSVMQQNLVYYRFHRARWGLEEDDFQPREEAMLYHNQTAELRELLEFAHMYLQSDDEMELEETELPVEPKEPPSDAEFEGEGDYEEGMYADWWQEPEAKGDEAEAEPEPELA